One Streptomyces sp. NBC_00223 genomic window carries:
- the ptsP gene encoding phosphoenolpyruvate--protein phosphotransferase has protein sequence MQTTLRGVGVSHGVAIGEVRHMGTAVLEPPAKQIRPEDAPREQGRARQAVEAVAADLTARGHLAGGEAQAVLGAQALMAQDPELMADVERRIAVGSTAERAVYDAFASFRALLAQAGEYLAGRVADLDDVRNRIVARLLGVPMPGVPDSDEPYVLVARDLAPADTALLDPALVLGFVTEEGGPTSHSAILARALGVPAVVALAGAVELAEGTVVAVDGSTGEVFVEPGEEKRAALTEAAAARKAALSASSGPGATSDGHKVPLLANVGGPADVPAALEAGAEGVGLFRTEFLFLDDSSRAPSEEKQIATYRQVLEAFPEGRVVVRVLDAGADKPLDFLTPSGDEPNPALGVRGLRSLLDHPEVLGTQLRALAAASAGLPVFLEVMAPMVADRQDAKAFADACREAGLVAKFGAMVEIPAAALRARSILQEVEFLSLGTNDLAQYTFAADRQVGAVSRFQDPWQPALLDLVAMSTEAARAEGKSCGVCGEAAADPLLACVLTGLGITSLSMGAASIPYVRATLAKYTLAQCERAAAAARATDSAEEARRAAQAVLSGE, from the coding sequence ATGCAGACAACGCTTCGGGGCGTCGGCGTCAGCCACGGTGTGGCGATCGGCGAGGTACGGCACATGGGGACCGCGGTACTGGAGCCGCCCGCCAAGCAGATCCGGCCCGAGGACGCTCCGCGTGAGCAGGGACGGGCCCGGCAGGCGGTGGAGGCGGTCGCGGCCGACCTCACCGCGCGGGGTCATCTGGCCGGCGGCGAGGCCCAGGCCGTCCTCGGCGCGCAGGCGCTGATGGCCCAGGACCCCGAACTGATGGCCGATGTCGAGCGGCGGATCGCGGTGGGCAGTACGGCCGAGCGCGCGGTGTACGACGCGTTCGCCTCCTTCCGCGCGTTGCTGGCCCAGGCGGGCGAGTATCTGGCAGGACGCGTCGCGGACCTGGACGACGTACGGAACCGGATCGTGGCGCGGCTGCTGGGCGTGCCGATGCCAGGGGTGCCGGACAGCGACGAGCCGTATGTCCTGGTGGCCCGAGATCTGGCCCCGGCCGACACCGCGCTGCTCGATCCGGCGCTGGTGCTGGGCTTTGTCACCGAGGAGGGCGGGCCGACCAGTCACAGCGCGATCCTGGCGCGGGCGCTGGGGGTGCCGGCCGTGGTGGCGCTCGCGGGAGCGGTCGAGCTGGCCGAGGGCACGGTCGTGGCGGTGGACGGCAGCACGGGCGAGGTGTTCGTCGAGCCGGGCGAGGAGAAGCGGGCGGCGCTGACCGAGGCGGCGGCCGCGCGGAAGGCGGCGCTGTCCGCTTCCTCCGGGCCGGGGGCGACCTCGGACGGCCACAAGGTGCCGCTGCTGGCGAACGTCGGCGGTCCGGCGGACGTGCCCGCGGCGCTGGAGGCGGGCGCCGAGGGCGTGGGGCTGTTCCGTACCGAGTTCCTGTTCCTCGACGACTCCTCGCGTGCGCCGTCGGAGGAGAAGCAGATCGCGACGTACCGGCAGGTGCTCGAGGCGTTCCCCGAGGGGCGGGTCGTCGTACGGGTGCTGGACGCGGGCGCGGACAAGCCGCTGGACTTCCTGACGCCCTCGGGCGACGAGCCGAACCCGGCGCTGGGCGTGCGCGGGCTGCGGTCGCTGCTCGACCACCCCGAGGTGCTGGGGACACAGCTGCGCGCGCTGGCGGCGGCCTCGGCGGGGCTGCCGGTGTTCCTTGAGGTGATGGCGCCGATGGTCGCGGACCGGCAGGACGCGAAGGCGTTCGCGGACGCGTGCCGGGAGGCCGGGCTGGTGGCGAAGTTCGGCGCCATGGTGGAGATCCCGGCGGCGGCGCTGCGGGCGCGGTCGATCCTCCAGGAGGTCGAGTTCCTTTCGCTGGGCACGAACGACCTCGCCCAGTACACCTTCGCGGCCGACCGGCAGGTGGGGGCGGTGTCGCGGTTCCAGGACCCGTGGCAGCCCGCGCTGCTCGACCTGGTGGCGATGTCCACCGAGGCGGCGAGGGCCGAGGGCAAGAGCTGCGGTGTGTGCGGCGAGGCGGCGGCCGATCCGCTGCTCGCGTGTGTGCTGACCGGTCTGGGGATCACCAGCCTTTCGATGGGTGCGGCGTCGATTCCCTATGTGCGGGCGACGTTGGCGAAGTACACGCTGGCGCAGTGCGAGCGCGCGGCGGCCGCCGCGCGGGCGACCGACAGCGCGGAGGAGGCGCGGCGGGCCGCACAGGCGGTCCTCTCCGGCGAGTAG
- a CDS encoding PTS sugar transporter subunit IIA produces the protein MTTVSSPLAGRAIGLDAVPDPVFAGALVGPGVAVVPHLGPGVAVAPVAGVVVSLHPHAFVVVDNEGHGVLTHLGIDTVQLNGEGFELLVSQGDNVIRGQAIVSWNPASVEALGKSPVCPVIALQATAESLGDMVGEEEVAAGDTLFDWK, from the coding sequence ATGACGACCGTTTCGTCACCCCTGGCCGGCCGGGCCATCGGGCTCGACGCCGTGCCCGACCCTGTGTTCGCCGGTGCTCTGGTGGGGCCCGGTGTCGCCGTCGTTCCTCACCTCGGACCCGGCGTGGCGGTGGCTCCCGTGGCCGGTGTCGTCGTCTCCCTGCACCCTCACGCTTTCGTCGTCGTTGACAACGAGGGGCACGGCGTACTGACGCATTTGGGTATCGACACCGTGCAACTCAACGGTGAAGGCTTTGAGTTGCTGGTATCCCAGGGAGACAACGTCATTCGCGGGCAGGCGATCGTCAGCTGGAATCCGGCGTCGGTGGAAGCGTTGGGCAAGTCGCCCGTCTGCCCCGTGATCGCGTTGCAGGCGACTGCCGAATCGCTCGGCGACATGGTGGGCGAGGAAGAGGTCGCGGCCGGGGACACCCTCTTCGACTGGAAGTAG